A portion of the Psilocybe cubensis strain MGC-MH-2018 chromosome 10, whole genome shotgun sequence genome contains these proteins:
- a CDS encoding Mitochondrial chaperone BCS1 has protein sequence MSFDVADTSGQSWFGPGQGLTRIFGFSFIASLLQGMGTKLESIGNAAGGSNSYFGNSMKLFLLGTIIESGRRFFSWAMERFKPFQYSITAHFSEGDPAYDWIILFLTEEKVWTRSRQFQVNAASSLRQWTVNLASNPKPGGHVDEHAEYVPTYDEPQLFRWRGYWAEIRRSGSQKNQANYNAFIMDGSGSLGKLSLTLYTRDMSALSALVDDARKKYMATSRPHVIVHSADQAMLSNHRGGAWRNAKRKNRRPLSSIILQEGVISSLVKDAREFIKSEAWYIKAGIPHRRGYLLYGPPGTGKTSTIYAVVSRNVVDAFCECLTIVLQAGELGLEIYSLALSSNMLDDAMLARLVSSIPKQAIILIEDIDCAFPSREDQENEESSMRGMMMGMNMMGMNRRAMNMARPGSAVTLSGLLNVLDGVGSEEGKLFFATTNYVERLDQALLRPGRIDVKIPYQLATQEQAAALFVRFYPDDELTVDAGLDIEKKSLPDFAKPLDIPALAERFASFVPQHEFSTAELQGFLLSCKNDPLRAADEVGAWVEREKKDKLERLKREAEEKEKKEEKKEAHETKRLRGGLARLGVSVGGQEPKFEALPYLNSTVTPQHRAKVDDKPDANGAAMDQYHAEASTSKVSQVVDPNGSTLL, from the exons ATGTCCTTCGACGTTGCCGACACCTCTGGACAGTCATGGTTTGGCCCTGGTCAGGGTTTAACTCGCATTTTTGGCTTTTCATTCATAGCATCGCTCCTTCAAGGGATGGGCACAAAGCTGGAATCGATCGGAAATGCTGCAGGAGGATCAAACTCGTATTTTGGAAATAGTATGAAATTGTTCTTATTGGGAACCATCATTGAAAGTGGTCGGAGGTTTTTCTCATGGGCAATGGAAAGATTCAAACCGTTCC aATACTCAATTACCGCACATTTTTCCGAAGGTGACCCTGCCTACGACTGGATCATATTGTTTCTG ACTGAGGAAAAAGTGTGGACACGCTCGAGACAGTTTCAAGTCAATGCCGCATCTTCTCTTCGACAATGGACGGTCAACTTGGCGTCTAACCCCAAGCCGGGTGGGCACGTCGATGAACACGCAGAGTACGTCCCAACATATGACGAACCACAGCTGTTTCGATGGAGGGGATACTGGGCCGAAATCAGGAGGAGTGGatcacaaaaaaatcaagcaaaTTATAATGCTTTTATCATGGATGGAAGTGGGTCTTTGGGAAAGCTGTCATTGAC GCTATATACTCGCGATATGAGCGCGTTGTCTGCATTGGTCGATGATGCGCGAAAGAAATATATGGCCACTAGTAGACCACATGTCATTGTGCATAGCGCTGACCAG GCAATGCTATCTAATCATCGAGGCGGCGCATGGCGCAACGCGAAACGCAAGAACCGTAGACCACTCAGTTCAATCATCCTGCAGGAAGGTGTTATAAGTTCCCTTGTTAAGGACGCTCGGGAATTTATCAAATCGGAGGCTTGGTACATAAAGGCAGGTATTCCTCATCGAAGAGGATATCTTCTATATGGTCCCCCAGGAACAGGAAAAA CATCAACAATATACGCGGTCGTCAGTAGGAATGTCGTTGATGCGTTTTGTGAGTGTCTAACAATAGTTTTACAGGCTGGAGAATTGGGTCTCGAGATATATTCTCTTGCGCTTTCGTCAAACAT GCTTGATGATGCAATGCTGGCACGATTGGTATCATCAATACCAAAACAAGCCATAATCCTTATTGAAGATATCGATTGCGCATTTCCTTCTCGCGAAGATCAGGAGAATGAGGAATCGTCGATGCGTGGTATGATGATGGGAATGAACATGATGGGGATGAATAGACGCGCTATGAACATGGCAAGACCCGGATCCGCCGTGACTCTCTCGGGGCTCCTTAACGTTCTCGATGGTGTTGGAAGTGAGGAAGGGAAACTATTTTTTGCAACG ACAAACTACGTTGAACGACTGGATCAAGCTCTTTTACGTCCTGGACGAATCGACGTGAAAATTCCATATCAGCTTGCAACACAGGAACAAGCTGCTGCATTGTTTGTACGCTTCTACCCAGATGACGAGCTTACCGTGGATGCAGGATTAGATATCGAAAAGAAATCTCTTCCTGACTTTGCGAAGCCATTGGACATACCTGCACTTGCAGAACGTTTTGCATCTTTTGTTCCCCAGCATGAATTTTCCACAGCCGAGTTGCAGGGTTTTCTTCTGTCCTGCAAAAATGATCCCCTTCGTGCAGCAGATGAAGTCGGTGCATGGGTGGAACGAGAGAAAAAGGACAAGTTGGAGCGTTTAAAAAGAGAAgccgaggagaaggaaaagaaggaggaaaaaAAGGAGGCCCATGAGACCAAGCGTTTGCGAGGCGGGTTAGCGAGACTCGGCGTTTCTGTTGGAGGTCAAGAACCAAAATTTGAAGCTCTGCCTTACCTCAATTCAACGGTTACCCCTCAACATCGTGCTAAAGTTGATGATAAACCTGATGCAAATGGAGCTGCTATGGATCAATACCATGCTGAAGCTTCCACTTCGAAAGTATCTCAGGTGGTTGACCCTAACGGCTCGACTTTGCTGTAG